The Nostoc sp. 'Lobaria pulmonaria (5183) cyanobiont' genome window below encodes:
- a CDS encoding SGNH/GDSL hydrolase family protein: MKIALSVILAVVVGLFVVIEIGLRSLFGFGNPLIYIGDEQIGYLLAPNQRTRRFGNRIEINEYSMRGSPIKKLPASTGLRILLLGDSIANGGWWTDQTNTISSLMMRSLPSSTNSNYQEVEVLNASANSWGPRNELAYLEKFGTFNAQAVVLLINTDDLFATPPTSLPVGRDRNYPARKPPLALVEVWQRYIVKQKPIPELQAVQNEPGDRVGINLEAIAKIQALTRQSNSKFLLVMTPLLREIGEPGPRDYEIKARQRLSDFTKAQQIHYLDFLPSFNSTTNPQGLFHDHIHLNLQGNKFVSEVMERSLLEILKEALLRH; this comes from the coding sequence GTGAAAATAGCACTGAGCGTAATCTTGGCGGTGGTTGTGGGATTGTTTGTGGTAATTGAGATCGGACTGCGATCGCTGTTTGGTTTTGGTAATCCCCTGATTTATATTGGCGATGAGCAGATTGGTTATTTGTTGGCTCCTAACCAACGTACCCGTCGTTTTGGTAATCGCATTGAAATTAATGAATATTCTATGCGAGGTAGTCCGATAAAAAAGCTACCTGCATCTACTGGGCTGCGAATTCTACTCTTAGGTGATTCTATTGCTAATGGTGGCTGGTGGACAGATCAGACTAATACAATATCTAGTTTGATGATGCGTTCTCTACCATCATCTACTAATAGTAATTATCAGGAAGTAGAAGTGCTAAATGCTTCAGCAAACTCTTGGGGGCCAAGGAATGAATTAGCTTATTTAGAGAAGTTTGGCACTTTTAACGCGCAAGCAGTGGTGTTATTAATTAATACCGATGATTTATTTGCAACTCCTCCTACTTCTTTACCAGTCGGACGCGATCGCAATTATCCCGCTCGTAAACCTCCTCTAGCATTAGTGGAAGTGTGGCAGCGTTATATCGTTAAGCAAAAGCCAATTCCTGAATTACAAGCCGTGCAAAATGAACCAGGCGATCGCGTGGGGATTAATTTGGAAGCGATCGCTAAAATTCAAGCCTTGACTCGCCAATCTAACAGCAAATTTCTGCTGGTGATGACTCCTTTGCTACGAGAAATTGGCGAACCAGGCCCCCGCGATTACGAAATAAAAGCACGTCAGCGCTTGAGTGATTTTACTAAAGCACAGCAAATTCACTATCTAGATTTTTTACCGAGTTTCAATTCAACTACTAACCCACAAGGTTTGTTTCACGACCACATTCACCTCAACTTGCAAGGTAATAAATTTGTCAGTGAAGTTATGGAGCGATCGCTTTTGGAAATACTGAAAGAGGCGTTACTTCGTCACTAA
- a CDS encoding lysophospholipid acyltransferase family protein: MEFPKQVEKISVSADNCLTSEFSKKIHQSLTQRDAQFIELLMPVWEWFYRYYFQVKTDGWHHIPTTGKVLLVGSHNGGMASPDLIMMMYDWFSRFGTERLVYGLMHPSAWKVSPEIAGLAEKFGAIVAHPKMASAAFDRGASVLVYPGGQYDMFRPHSQRHKIHFAGHQGFVKLALKQEVPIIPVISVGAHDSLIVLCDCYDLVKQLHQWGLPWLYQIDPGVFPIYLGLPWGLSIGPLPNIPLPVQIHTRVCHPITFERYGQDAARDRNYVNACYEIVQSQMQQELNNLVRDTQKSS; encoded by the coding sequence ATGGAATTTCCAAAACAGGTAGAGAAAATCTCTGTCAGCGCTGACAATTGCTTAACATCAGAATTCTCAAAAAAGATTCATCAGTCATTAACACAGCGAGATGCTCAGTTTATTGAATTACTGATGCCTGTATGGGAATGGTTTTACCGTTATTACTTTCAAGTAAAAACTGATGGATGGCATCATATACCAACAACAGGGAAAGTATTACTGGTTGGCTCTCATAATGGGGGCATGGCTTCTCCAGATTTAATAATGATGATGTACGATTGGTTTTCTAGATTTGGAACTGAGCGTTTGGTGTATGGTCTCATGCACCCTTCCGCTTGGAAAGTGAGTCCAGAAATAGCAGGATTAGCCGAGAAATTCGGAGCAATTGTTGCACATCCCAAAATGGCTAGTGCGGCTTTCGATCGAGGTGCTAGCGTTCTGGTATATCCTGGAGGACAATATGATATGTTTCGTCCTCATAGCCAACGCCATAAAATTCATTTTGCCGGTCATCAGGGCTTTGTAAAACTAGCTTTAAAACAAGAAGTTCCGATTATTCCTGTAATCTCGGTAGGCGCTCATGATAGCTTGATAGTCTTATGTGATTGCTATGATTTAGTCAAACAATTGCATCAATGGGGATTGCCGTGGTTATATCAAATAGACCCTGGAGTTTTCCCAATTTACTTAGGTTTGCCTTGGGGTTTGTCTATTGGCCCTCTGCCAAATATTCCTCTACCTGTGCAGATTCACACTCGTGTCTGTCATCCAATTACTTTTGAAAGATATGGTCAAGATGCAGCTAGAGATCGTAACTATGTGAATGCTTGTTATGAAATAGTTCAAAGTCAAATGCAGCAAGAGTTAAATAATTTGGTTAGAGATACTCAGAAATCTAGCTAA
- a CDS encoding anthrone oxygenase family protein, translated as MQSINITAINPLFMVALFGTAVACIFLAVSSVLKWHQPGAAYLLVGSLLYLIGTVLVTIAFNVPLNDALAIAKPDSSEGANLWARYLTNWTFWNHVRTIAALAAALTLALCDRTVK; from the coding sequence ATGCAATCCATCAATATCACCGCAATCAATCCGTTGTTCATGGTGGCACTCTTCGGAACGGCTGTGGCTTGCATTTTTCTAGCGGTTTCCTCGGTGTTAAAGTGGCATCAACCTGGTGCTGCCTACTTGCTTGTCGGTAGCCTGCTCTATCTGATTGGCACTGTTCTAGTGACGATCGCGTTCAATGTGCCGTTGAATGATGCGTTAGCGATCGCCAAACCCGATAGCAGTGAAGGCGCAAACCTATGGGCTAGATATCTTACCAACTGGACGTTCTGGAACCATGTTCGGACAATAGCGGCACTTGCGGCAGCACTCACCCTCGCACTGTGCGATCGCACGGTGAAATAG
- a CDS encoding alpha-amylase family glycosyl hydrolase produces MANLTEFTLFAPRNKGAALIGSFSDWKEIPMSKGEDGYFRTQIKLEDGVYQYKFRIQTKSPNFALDEWIDIIDPKATDVNETEKYSIVRIQDSQRIVDTYLWQHDEIPLPDNRELVIYEMHVADFTGDEVDSNERGKYLGIIAKLDYLCELGINAIELMPVNEYPGDYNWGYKVRHFFATESSYGSTEDLKRLIDECHARGIRVFMDGIYNHTDEECPLILIDRNYWYYEYKHYPEDPDNYWGPEFNYDNYDKNLNIKPAWEYIGDVVKFWIQEYHIDGIRFDAVRQLANFEFLNWLTKQAKNHAAPKQFYNIAEHIPDTKTVVKPDGPLDACWHESFRYFIIPYICGKSFELEQLKQILDPKQQGYAIATNVINYLATHDRERVLRELGNCGIFDAAAFERAKLAAALLMTAMGVPMLWMGEEFGEYQQKSKDVTKPQKINWSLLSSDQNHDLFEYYQKLIALRQQTPALQSDNIKFFFENADNKVLAYTRWDEQNFHVVVVANFSDQNLNQYKISGFPTAEYWRDWVSNQEVKSGEDGLVTDLPNYTAKIFVSNLQ; encoded by the coding sequence ATGGCAAATTTAACTGAATTTACATTATTTGCTCCTCGCAACAAAGGAGCAGCTTTAATTGGGTCTTTTTCAGATTGGAAAGAAATTCCAATGTCAAAAGGTGAAGATGGTTATTTTCGCACTCAAATCAAACTGGAAGACGGCGTTTATCAATATAAATTTCGCATTCAAACCAAAAGCCCAAATTTTGCACTTGATGAATGGATAGATATCATTGATCCCAAAGCAACAGATGTTAATGAAACAGAAAAATATAGCATAGTACGCATTCAAGATAGTCAACGTATTGTTGATACTTACCTTTGGCAACACGATGAAATACCTTTGCCTGATAACCGGGAATTAGTCATATATGAAATGCACGTTGCCGATTTTACTGGTGATGAAGTTGACTCTAACGAGCGAGGCAAATATCTAGGGATAATTGCTAAGTTAGATTATCTTTGCGAATTGGGAATTAATGCAATTGAATTAATGCCAGTTAATGAGTACCCTGGTGATTATAACTGGGGCTATAAAGTTCGCCACTTCTTTGCTACAGAATCTAGTTACGGTTCAACAGAAGATTTAAAAAGGTTGATTGACGAATGTCATGCTAGAGGCATTCGCGTTTTTATGGATGGAATTTATAACCACACAGATGAAGAATGCCCTTTAATATTAATTGACCGGAATTACTGGTATTACGAATACAAACATTATCCTGAAGATCCAGATAATTACTGGGGGCCAGAGTTTAATTATGATAATTACGACAAAAACTTAAATATTAAGCCTGCATGGGAATACATCGGCGATGTGGTAAAGTTTTGGATTCAGGAGTATCACATTGATGGAATTCGCTTTGATGCAGTGCGGCAATTGGCTAACTTTGAATTTCTCAACTGGCTGACTAAGCAAGCGAAAAACCATGCTGCACCCAAACAGTTTTACAACATTGCTGAACACATTCCCGATACAAAGACTGTAGTCAAGCCAGATGGCCCATTAGATGCTTGTTGGCATGAAAGTTTTCGCTACTTTATAATTCCATATATTTGTGGTAAATCATTTGAATTAGAACAACTCAAGCAGATTTTAGATCCCAAACAGCAGGGTTATGCGATCGCTACCAATGTAATTAATTATTTGGCAACCCACGATCGCGAACGTGTATTACGAGAATTAGGCAATTGCGGTATTTTTGACGCAGCCGCATTTGAACGAGCCAAGTTAGCAGCAGCTCTGTTAATGACAGCGATGGGTGTACCGATGCTGTGGATGGGAGAAGAGTTTGGCGAATATCAGCAAAAAAGCAAAGATGTAACTAAGCCGCAGAAGATTAATTGGTCTTTATTGTCAAGCGACCAAAATCATGATTTATTTGAGTATTATCAAAAGCTGATTGCTCTACGCCAGCAAACTCCAGCTTTGCAAAGTGACAATATTAAATTTTTCTTTGAAAATGCAGATAATAAAGTGCTAGCTTACACCCGTTGGGATGAGCAGAATTTTCATGTCGTCGTCGTGGCAAATTTTTCCGACCAAAATCTAAATCAATATAAAATTTCAGGTTTCCCAACTGCTGAGTATTGGCGAGATTGGGTTAGCAATCAAGAAGTGAAATCTGGAGAGGATGGTTTAGTCACTGACTTGCCAAACTATACAGCTAAGATATTTGTTTCAAATTTACAGTAA
- a CDS encoding nucleoside deaminase — MDEFMEAAIQEAKQGRQEGGIPIGSVLVKDGKILGRGHNKRVQDDDPVTHAEIDCLRNAGRVGTYRGTTLYSTLMPCYLCAGAVVQFGIKKVIAGESRTFPGAKEFMVSHGVEVIDLNLDECEQMMSEFIETNPELWNEDIGK; from the coding sequence ATGGACGAGTTTATGGAAGCTGCTATTCAAGAAGCAAAACAAGGCAGACAAGAAGGCGGAATTCCCATTGGTTCAGTTCTCGTCAAGGATGGCAAAATTCTCGGCAGAGGACACAATAAACGCGTGCAAGATGACGATCCTGTTACCCACGCCGAAATCGATTGTCTCCGCAATGCTGGAAGAGTTGGCACTTATAGAGGTACAACACTATATTCAACTTTAATGCCGTGTTACCTGTGCGCTGGGGCAGTGGTACAATTTGGCATTAAAAAAGTCATCGCTGGAGAATCCAGAACTTTTCCTGGTGCTAAAGAATTTATGGTATCTCACGGTGTGGAAGTAATTGATCTTAATCTTGACGAATGCGAACAAATGATGAGTGAGTTTATTGAAACTAACCCTGAACTTTGGAATGAAGATATTGGTAAATAG
- a CDS encoding NUDIX hydrolase: MNNLKKWKTLKSKMVLDNPWCQVRQDEIELPNGKIIDDYFVSIKPDVAMVLPITSNREIIFVRQYRHAVGEFFLELPAGNFDPTKESAEIAAIRELTEETGYIPQEFRKIGTLYDKPSKDTNQIHLFLAENVSKVGEQQLDITEEIEVVFIPLESVLNKIIQGEISVAGTVAALFLGLNFINY; the protein is encoded by the coding sequence ATGAACAACTTAAAGAAATGGAAGACTTTAAAATCAAAAATGGTTTTAGATAATCCTTGGTGTCAGGTGAGGCAAGATGAAATAGAATTACCGAATGGAAAAATTATAGATGATTATTTTGTCAGTATTAAGCCTGACGTTGCAATGGTCTTACCTATCACTAGTAATAGAGAAATTATTTTTGTGCGGCAATATAGACACGCTGTAGGTGAATTTTTCTTGGAACTGCCGGCAGGGAATTTCGATCCTACAAAGGAGAGTGCAGAAATAGCAGCAATTAGAGAACTAACAGAAGAAACTGGTTATATTCCCCAAGAATTTAGAAAAATCGGAACTTTATACGATAAGCCGAGTAAAGACACCAATCAAATACATTTATTTTTAGCAGAAAATGTGAGCAAAGTTGGAGAGCAACAACTAGATATTACAGAAGAAATTGAAGTTGTATTTATTCCTCTAGAATCAGTTTTAAATAAAATTATTCAAGGAGAAATTTCTGTTGCCGGAACTGTAGCGGCTCTCTTCTTAGGTTTAAATTTTATTAATTATTAA
- a CDS encoding dipeptide epimerase produces MQINVNLFTVNKRFPLTISRGTTAQTTNVWVRISQDDIEGWGEASPFGVGNHRQSTDAIKNALEQVVPLLKTFSPLQRQEIEQVLIQNQIPSAARAALDMAMHDWLGKRVGLPLWQLWGLDRNQIVPTSVTIGINSPEGARARARDWLKFTDVRLFKVKLGSPDGIDADQKMLLAVREEAPELEFFVDANGGWSLEDAIAMCNWLADLGIKYVEQPLPRGEEKGLAKLKQHSPLPIFVDESCFTSADIPDLANYVDGINIKLMKSGGLTEAMRMVHTARAYRLQVMFGCYSDSSLANTAALQLAPLADYLDLDSHLNLIDDPFTGALLKQGRVLPNDLPGLGVQHSASIT; encoded by the coding sequence ATGCAAATAAATGTAAATTTATTTACAGTAAATAAGAGATTTCCCTTGACTATTAGTCGGGGTACAACGGCACAGACAACCAATGTATGGGTGAGGATTTCACAAGATGATATCGAAGGCTGGGGGGAAGCATCACCTTTTGGTGTGGGTAATCATCGGCAATCAACTGATGCAATCAAAAATGCCTTAGAGCAAGTTGTGCCACTGTTAAAAACATTCAGCCCCTTACAACGTCAGGAAATTGAGCAAGTTTTAATACAAAACCAGATTCCTTCTGCTGCAAGAGCTGCCTTAGATATGGCAATGCACGACTGGTTGGGTAAGCGCGTAGGATTACCCTTGTGGCAACTTTGGGGACTCGATCGCAATCAAATAGTCCCGACTTCAGTCACAATTGGGATTAATTCACCTGAAGGCGCTAGGGCGAGAGCGCGAGACTGGTTAAAATTTACCGATGTCCGCCTTTTTAAGGTGAAGCTAGGTAGTCCAGATGGCATAGATGCAGATCAAAAAATGCTCTTAGCGGTGCGAGAAGAAGCACCTGAACTAGAATTTTTTGTTGATGCTAACGGAGGTTGGAGTTTAGAAGATGCGATCGCTATGTGCAATTGGCTAGCTGATTTAGGTATAAAGTATGTAGAACAGCCATTGCCACGGGGAGAAGAAAAAGGTTTAGCAAAACTCAAACAACACTCTCCCCTGCCCATCTTTGTGGATGAAAGTTGTTTCACCAGCGCCGATATTCCCGATTTGGCAAATTACGTGGATGGCATTAATATCAAACTAATGAAATCTGGGGGGCTAACAGAGGCAATGCGAATGGTACATACAGCACGAGCATATCGGTTGCAAGTAATGTTCGGTTGCTATTCTGACAGTTCGCTAGCTAATACAGCAGCATTACAGCTAGCGCCACTAGCTGATTATTTAGATTTAGACAGTCACCTTAACTTAATTGATGACCCTTTTACAGGTGCATTGCTAAAACAAGGAAGAGTTTTGCCAAACGATTTACCAGGTTTGGGAGTACAACATAGTGCGTCTATCACTTAA
- a CDS encoding DUF1611 domain-containing protein, with product MRLSLNQRVAILLHEGTIGTHGKTGLAILRYSEAPIVAVIDRECAGKSLPELTGIKRDVPIVASVGAALEYKPEVLVIGIAPGGGAVPDDYWLEIKDALEAGMSLVNGLHTPMAIIPELNALLKPGQLIWDVRKEPSNISVASGMARTLPCRRVLTVGTDMAIGKMSTSLELHWASKLRGWRSKFLATGQTGVMLEGDGVALDAVRVDFAAGAVEQIVMRYGKNYDILHIEGQGSLLHPGSTATLPLIRGSQPTQLLLVHRAGQVHVRNHPHVIIPPIPEVIRLYETVANAGGAFGSVSVVGIALNTAHLDESAAQESIAQTIAETGLPCTDVVRFDANLLLDAVMNN from the coding sequence GTGCGTCTATCACTTAATCAACGAGTAGCTATCTTGCTGCATGAAGGGACTATTGGGACTCACGGCAAAACAGGGCTAGCAATTTTACGTTACAGTGAAGCTCCAATCGTAGCCGTAATCGATCGCGAGTGTGCTGGCAAATCCCTACCAGAATTAACAGGTATTAAGCGTGATGTGCCAATTGTGGCATCGGTAGGCGCAGCCTTAGAGTACAAACCAGAAGTTTTAGTAATTGGCATTGCCCCAGGAGGTGGTGCTGTACCAGATGATTACTGGCTAGAAATCAAAGACGCTTTAGAAGCAGGAATGTCGTTGGTGAATGGTTTACATACACCAATGGCAATTATCCCAGAATTAAATGCACTGCTCAAACCAGGGCAACTAATTTGGGATGTCCGAAAAGAACCATCTAATATTAGTGTTGCTAGTGGAATGGCACGTACCCTTCCGTGTCGGCGGGTGTTGACAGTGGGAACCGATATGGCAATCGGTAAAATGTCAACTAGTCTAGAGTTACATTGGGCGTCAAAACTGCGGGGCTGGCGTTCTAAATTCCTGGCCACAGGGCAAACTGGGGTGATGTTAGAAGGGGATGGTGTGGCTTTAGATGCCGTGCGAGTAGATTTTGCTGCTGGTGCTGTGGAACAGATAGTCATGCGCTATGGCAAAAACTATGACATCTTGCACATTGAAGGACAAGGTTCGCTGCTACACCCTGGTTCAACGGCAACTCTACCCTTAATCCGTGGTTCGCAACCAACCCAACTGCTGTTAGTACATCGGGCGGGACAAGTTCATGTACGTAATCATCCCCATGTAATAATTCCACCAATACCTGAGGTGATTCGGCTTTATGAAACTGTTGCTAATGCTGGTGGTGCTTTTGGAAGTGTTTCTGTAGTGGGTATAGCGCTGAACACAGCCCATTTAGATGAATCTGCGGCTCAGGAAAGCATCGCTCAAACAATAGCAGAAACAGGGCTACCTTGCACCGATGTAGTCCGCTTTGATGCCAATCTGCTTTTGGATGCGGTGATGAATAATTAA
- a CDS encoding Uma2 family endonuclease yields MSVAQDLESPENVIFPPGDLYSDEPPCETDLHRLQMTLLIQCLEWLWQNRKDFYASSNLTIYYSPRQRKSENFRGPDFFVVLGTERKPRKSWVVWEEDGKYPNVIIEIISDSTGDTDKGLKKQIYQDIFRTPDYFWFDPETLEFSGFHLLDGEYQPLEQNPQGWLWSQQLGLYLGVVQEKLRFYTREGELIPTPEEVAQHQKQRSDR; encoded by the coding sequence ATGTCAGTCGCCCAGGATTTAGAATCCCCAGAAAATGTTATATTTCCCCCAGGGGATTTATATAGTGACGAACCGCCTTGTGAAACTGACTTGCATCGGTTGCAAATGACACTGCTCATCCAATGTTTGGAGTGGCTGTGGCAAAATCGCAAAGATTTTTATGCATCGAGTAATCTCACCATCTACTACAGTCCACGCCAGCGCAAATCAGAAAATTTCCGGGGGCCAGATTTTTTTGTCGTACTGGGGACTGAACGCAAACCCCGTAAAAGTTGGGTTGTCTGGGAAGAAGATGGCAAATATCCCAATGTAATTATAGAAATTATCTCGGATAGCACAGGCGACACTGATAAAGGCTTAAAAAAACAAATTTACCAAGATATATTTCGCACACCAGATTACTTCTGGTTTGACCCAGAAACGTTAGAATTTTCAGGGTTCCATTTGCTCGATGGTGAATATCAACCGCTAGAACAAAATCCCCAAGGCTGGTTATGGAGTCAACAGCTAGGTTTATATTTAGGAGTTGTTCAAGAAAAATTACGCTTTTACACTCGTGAAGGAGAACTGATTCCCACACCGGAAGAAGTGGCACAACACCAGAAACAACGTAGCGATCGCTAG
- the mnmE gene encoding tRNA uridine-5-carboxymethylaminomethyl(34) synthesis GTPase MnmE, which translates to MSELFATTGTIAAIATAVVPQQGSVGIVRVSGSQAMAIAQSLFHAPGRQVWESHRILYGYIRHPQTQQMVDEALLLIMKAPRSYTREDVVEFHCHGGIMAVQQVLQLCLENGARLAQPGEFTLRAFLNGRLDLTQAEGIADLVGAKSPQAAQSALAGLQGKLAHPIRQLRANCLDILAEIEARIDFEEDLPPLDDKAMISAIDKIAAEITRLLETKDQGELLRTGLKVAIVGRPNVGKSSLLNAWSRSDRAIVTDLPGTTRDVVESQLVVGGIPVQVLDTAGIRETTDQVEKIGVERSRRAANAADLVLLTIDASAGWTEGDEEIYQKVQHRPLIIVINKIDLVEESDRENLQSKILVALEAHQMNDPKSTIVTAAAQNQGIDALERAILEIVQSGKVQAADMDLAINQRQAAALTKAKISLEQVQATIVQQLPLDFWTIDLRGAIQALGEITGEEVTESVLERIFSRFCIGK; encoded by the coding sequence ATGTCAGAACTCTTTGCTACTACTGGAACTATAGCCGCGATCGCCACTGCTGTTGTCCCCCAACAGGGTAGTGTTGGGATTGTGCGGGTGTCTGGTTCTCAAGCAATGGCAATCGCCCAAAGTCTCTTTCATGCACCAGGGCGACAAGTTTGGGAAAGTCACCGGATTCTCTACGGTTACATTCGCCATCCCCAGACGCAACAAATGGTGGATGAAGCTTTGTTGTTGATTATGAAAGCACCCCGTTCTTATACCCGTGAAGATGTAGTGGAATTCCATTGCCACGGGGGAATTATGGCAGTGCAGCAGGTATTACAACTGTGTTTGGAAAATGGGGCCAGACTAGCGCAACCTGGAGAATTTACCCTCCGCGCCTTTTTGAATGGACGATTAGATTTAACTCAAGCCGAAGGTATTGCTGATTTAGTGGGAGCTAAATCGCCCCAAGCTGCTCAAAGTGCCTTAGCTGGTTTACAAGGAAAATTAGCTCATCCAATCCGGCAGTTACGCGCTAACTGTTTGGATATCTTGGCAGAAATCGAAGCTCGAATTGATTTTGAGGAAGACCTTCCACCGTTGGATGATAAAGCAATGATATCAGCAATCGATAAAATTGCCGCAGAAATAACTAGGTTATTAGAAACCAAAGATCAAGGTGAGTTGCTACGCACTGGTTTAAAAGTGGCAATTGTCGGGCGTCCGAACGTGGGTAAGTCGAGTTTATTGAATGCTTGGAGCCGGAGCGATCGCGCCATTGTAACTGATTTACCTGGTACAACCCGCGATGTTGTCGAATCTCAGTTAGTTGTTGGCGGAATTCCCGTACAAGTGCTAGATACTGCGGGGATTCGGGAAACAACAGACCAAGTGGAAAAAATTGGCGTCGAGCGATCGCGTCGTGCCGCCAATGCAGCTGATTTAGTCTTGCTTACCATCGATGCTTCCGCAGGTTGGACAGAAGGCGATGAAGAAATTTACCAAAAGGTACAACACCGTCCGTTGATTATAGTTATTAACAAAATCGATTTAGTAGAAGAAAGTGATAGGGAAAACCTTCAATCCAAAATCCTAGTTGCGCTGGAAGCCCACCAAATGAACGACCCAAAATCTACAATTGTCACAGCCGCAGCCCAAAATCAAGGTATTGATGCTTTAGAAAGAGCAATTTTAGAAATAGTTCAATCTGGAAAAGTGCAAGCGGCTGATATGGATTTAGCTATTAACCAAAGGCAGGCAGCAGCCTTAACTAAAGCTAAAATATCTTTGGAACAAGTACAAGCAACAATTGTTCAGCAGTTACCTCTTGATTTTTGGACTATTGACTTACGGGGGGCGATTCAAGCTTTGGGAGAAATTACCGGAGAAGAAGTAACAGAATCAGTTTTAGAGAGAATTTTTAGTAGGTTTTGTATTGGTAAATAA
- a CDS encoding DICT sensory domain-containing protein, with amino-acid sequence MNVSLAKDLSVYQLVMGVQTPPKPLSLSPATLLSLVRAQIDLLIEQQIAATLWVKLPPDKIWQSELARYQSSVGASSLIYTCQIEESRKKEAGEAGEDKGEGRLNISSSPSSPSSHYVPVYLPPDSQMRRENFLIVLSPQFCSLIMAHRPLKKPKNQTSGKVNTNKNQPLLIITTVEGRVIQQVLNGIQQAITPESSSILLASFICPTVPQAALMNQLLAKQLLRQDEINGQIITVRTNKLEQQNQELHNKELLKDEYLKNVCQELRIPLTHMKTALSLLNSPNLKPPQRQRYLQLLNTQCDRQNSLITGFLELVQLEQNLEGTTLELVRLSDIVPGVVSTYQPVAQEKGIMLAYTVPTELPSVWCVTGKLKQIVINLLHNSLKFTPNGGQVWVRARNQGDYVQLEFRDTGIGIAENEIPKIFDRFYRVRTAATEDYGGAGLGLTIVQQLLLRCGGSISVKSKLSEGSTFTVQLATVGNIPRAIATENEL; translated from the coding sequence ATGAATGTTTCTCTGGCTAAGGATCTGTCTGTTTATCAACTGGTTATGGGAGTGCAAACGCCTCCTAAACCATTGTCCCTCAGTCCTGCTACTCTGCTATCACTGGTAAGAGCGCAAATTGACTTACTCATTGAGCAGCAAATTGCAGCCACTCTCTGGGTGAAGCTACCACCAGATAAAATTTGGCAATCAGAATTAGCGCGTTATCAATCCTCGGTAGGTGCGTCTAGTCTCATTTATACTTGCCAGATTGAGGAGAGTAGGAAAAAAGAAGCAGGGGAAGCAGGGGAAGACAAGGGAGAGGGAAGATTAAATATCTCCTCATCTCCCTCATCCCCATCATCTCATTATGTCCCCGTTTACTTACCACCAGATAGCCAAATGCGACGGGAAAACTTTCTGATAGTGTTATCACCCCAGTTTTGCAGTTTAATTATGGCTCATCGACCACTTAAAAAACCCAAAAATCAGACATCGGGGAAGGTAAATACTAATAAAAACCAGCCGTTGCTAATTATAACTACTGTTGAGGGGAGAGTAATTCAGCAAGTATTAAATGGTATCCAACAAGCGATTACACCAGAATCATCCTCAATTTTACTTGCTAGTTTTATTTGTCCAACCGTGCCCCAAGCCGCACTGATGAATCAACTGTTGGCAAAACAACTCCTCCGACAAGATGAAATTAATGGTCAAATCATCACAGTACGCACTAATAAATTGGAGCAGCAAAATCAAGAACTGCACAACAAAGAGCTACTTAAAGATGAATACCTGAAAAATGTCTGTCAGGAACTGCGTATACCCTTGACGCACATGAAGACAGCACTTTCGTTATTAAATTCCCCTAATCTTAAACCCCCACAGCGACAACGTTATTTACAGCTGTTAAATACCCAGTGCGATCGGCAAAATTCCCTGATTACTGGGTTTTTGGAACTGGTGCAGCTAGAACAGAATTTGGAGGGGACGACTTTGGAGTTAGTGCGTCTCTCAGATATTGTACCTGGAGTAGTCAGTACCTACCAACCTGTAGCCCAAGAAAAAGGAATTATGCTAGCCTACACCGTACCGACTGAACTCCCATCTGTTTGGTGTGTAACTGGTAAGCTGAAACAAATTGTGATTAATCTGCTGCACAACAGTCTTAAGTTTACCCCTAATGGAGGTCAAGTATGGGTGCGTGCCCGTAATCAAGGCGATTATGTCCAATTAGAATTCCGCGACACAGGTATCGGTATTGCCGAAAACGAAATTCCCAAAATCTTCGATCGGTTTTATCGTGTGCGTACAGCAGCAACCGAAGATTATGGTGGTGCTGGGTTGGGGTTAACAATTGTACAGCAATTACTGCTGCGCTGTGGTGGATCTATTTCTGTAAAAAGTAAATTATCTGAAGGTTCTACCTTTACAGTGCAACTGGCAACTGTTGGTAATATCCCAAGAGCGATCGCTACAGAAAATGAGTTATGA